The region GCACCTGGATCACATCGCCAAAGTTAAGTTGAGTGCCACTGGGATGGAACCAGTCAGAACAATCACAGGCACCATTTCCCCAAAATCAGTGGTACATTCGGGCAAAGGTTTATTCTTTGCTCAAAACATGATGTATAACCACACCATTACTGTCTACGACCGTCAATACAACCTGGTTAAAACCATTTCGGACCAGATTAAACTCTCAGACTTTGGCTATTCCCAATATCCAGGGACTCAAAACGGTGCACCCGTGGAAGCCGCCTTTAGTCCAGATGGCAATATTGCCTGGGTCTCGAATTATCAAATGTATGGAGCCGGATTTAGCAGTTCAGCCGATGATGATTGCAGTCCCACTCAAAACCACGATCCTAGTTTTCTGTATCGCATCAGTACAAAAAACTTGAACATTGAACGAGCTATTCAGGTTGGAGCAGTCCCCAAATATGTTGCAACGACTCCCAACAGCCAATATGTTTTGGTAAGCAACTGGTGCAGTTGGGATGTTAGCGTTATTGACCCAGCACAGAATAAGGAAATACGCCGGATTCAGTTAGGTCCCTACCCTCGCGGCATCGCGATCGACCATCAATCGCGAACTGCTTACGTTGCAGTAATGGGGTCTTATGATATAGCAACAATTAACCTCAAAGATTTTTCAGTCAACTGGATCCGCGGGGTAGGGCACTCGCCTCGCCACCTCAACATTGATCCCAATGGGCGATACCTTTACGCCACCTTGAATGGGGAAGGACAAATTGCCAAGATTAAACTGCCCACAAACAATGTGGTCAGCAAAGTAGCAACCGGAAGCGCCCCCCGCAGCACGACTATTTCTGGAGATGGTCAATTCCTTTACGTTGTGAACTACGACTCTGATACCGTAAGCAAAATTCGTACATTTGATATGCAGGTCGTCCAAACAGTCAGTGTGGGAGCAGGCCCAATTGGCATTACCTATGATGACGAGCGAGACCAAGTCTGGGTCGCCTGCTATACAGGCAGTATTCAGGTATTTCAGGACTAGCTATTTTAGGACTAGCTTGGGAGCAGGACTATACTGCCAGCACTGAATGAGAGGAATTACTTAGTTCCACTTCTCGTTGCTGCCATGCCTGCCCATCTAATGCCATTTGCTCAATCAGGCTAGCAAGGCGTAGTGCTTTGAGAGCCTGCTCTCCACCTACAGAGGGTTGATGCCCACCGCGAACACAAGCAACAAAATGCTCGAGTTCTGCATGAAGTGGCTCAATGTTGCTGGTATACACTTTTTCGATCAAACCATCCTGCCGATACAAAACCTGACCATAGTCAGCCATACACTGGGCAGTGGTTTGCCGA is a window of Leptolyngbyaceae cyanobacterium JSC-12 DNA encoding:
- a CDS encoding YVTN family beta-propeller repeat protein (IMG reference gene:2510097152~PFAM: 3-carboxy-cis,cis-muconate lactonizing enzyme~TIGRFAM: 40-residue YVTN family beta-propeller repeat) — encoded protein: MAQSNLLQLAQAGDAEAIATLMNASLQAIGVSARAVLRDGNLHVLLESERILAPTPSIEFIRRGLARLGLGWLSTAVVYSRLVGQRSPIWVEQVPLNTPNLVANPFVLNPELPLESVARERTVPILPRWKRVSPLTLLLLLSVPLLFVVSSGIIWFRFVVGTDSSPSVDATRSNAKTAVAKTLLFDAENPADPFNRAIAQGYAAYQTGNAATNRQAWRKAAAQWQQAIAQLQSVPRSHPKFTLAQQKIPEYQGHLDHIAKVKLSATGMEPVRTITGTISPKSVVHSGKGLFFAQNMMYNHTITVYDRQYNLVKTISDQIKLSDFGYSQYPGTQNGAPVEAAFSPDGNIAWVSNYQMYGAGFSSSADDDCSPTQNHDPSFLYRISTKNLNIERAIQVGAVPKYVATTPNSQYVLVSNWCSWDVSVIDPAQNKEIRRIQLGPYPRGIAIDHQSRTAYVAVMGSYDIATINLKDFSVNWIRGVGHSPRHLNIDPNGRYLYATLNGEGQIAKIKLPTNNVVSKVATGSAPRSTTISGDGQFLYVVNYDSDTVSKIRTFDMQVVQTVSVGAGPIGITYDDERDQVWVACYTGSIQVFQD